One region of Intestinimonas massiliensis (ex Afouda et al. 2020) genomic DNA includes:
- a CDS encoding PD-(D/E)XK nuclease family protein, which produces MQYGLKARARQAAGFQAPEYGTFVHYVLEHVLQDETCRGTADKKAVESRIKAIMEDYIREELGGLENKTPRFVYLFQRLVRPVTQVVRNVLDELAHSQFQPIDFELGFGTGDGLPPVELTVDGVTVSVSGFVDRVDGWVHDGRLYLRVVDYKTGRKSFDLTEIWNGLGLQMLLYLFTLEEKGAERYGRETVPAGVLYLPAREAVVQGSRSMDEVQRRREADAELKRRGLVLDDPEVVEAMEPLGPEGARFLPLRVSARTGAISGDALVSAERLGRLKIHTQRILEEIGRELAAGSIAADPFWRGPEKNACLYCDYAAACHFEEGRGGDCRRYLPNLDGKAVWASIEGRSDPGQAAPPGGGRG; this is translated from the coding sequence ATGCAGTACGGACTGAAGGCCCGGGCCCGGCAGGCCGCCGGGTTCCAGGCCCCGGAGTACGGCACCTTCGTCCACTATGTGCTGGAGCATGTCCTTCAGGACGAGACCTGCCGGGGGACCGCGGACAAAAAGGCGGTGGAGAGCCGCATCAAGGCCATCATGGAGGACTACATCCGGGAGGAGCTGGGGGGCCTGGAGAACAAGACGCCCCGGTTCGTCTACCTCTTCCAGCGGCTGGTCCGCCCGGTGACCCAGGTGGTGCGCAACGTGCTGGACGAGCTGGCCCATTCCCAGTTCCAGCCCATCGACTTTGAGCTGGGCTTCGGCACGGGGGACGGTCTGCCCCCGGTGGAGCTCACCGTGGACGGCGTCACCGTCAGCGTGTCGGGCTTTGTGGACCGGGTGGACGGCTGGGTCCACGACGGGCGGCTCTACCTGCGGGTGGTGGACTACAAGACGGGCCGGAAGTCCTTTGACCTGACGGAGATCTGGAACGGCCTGGGGCTCCAGATGCTGCTTTACCTCTTCACGCTGGAGGAGAAGGGGGCGGAGCGCTACGGCCGTGAGACGGTCCCCGCCGGGGTGCTGTACCTGCCCGCCCGGGAGGCGGTGGTCCAGGGCAGCCGGTCCATGGACGAGGTCCAGCGGCGCAGGGAGGCCGACGCCGAGCTCAAGCGCCGGGGGCTGGTGCTGGACGACCCCGAGGTGGTGGAGGCCATGGAGCCTCTGGGCCCGGAGGGGGCGCGGTTTCTGCCCCTGCGGGTCAGCGCCCGGACCGGAGCGATCTCAGGCGACGCGCTGGTGTCGGCGGAGCGGCTGGGGCGGCTGAAGATCCACACCCAGCGCATCCTGGAGGAGATCGGCCGGGAGCTGGCCGCGGGCAGCATCGCCGCCGACCCCTTCTGGCGGGGACCGGAGAAGAACGCCTGTCTCTACTGCGATTACGCCGCCGCCTGCCACTTCGAGGAGGGCCGGGGCGGGGACTGCCGCCGGTATCTGCCGAACCTGGACGGCAAGGCGGTCTGGGCGTCGATAGAGGGGCGGTCAGACCCAGGGCAAGCTGCGCCCCCAGGCGGAGGCCGCGGATAA
- a CDS encoding helix-turn-helix domain-containing protein, which yields MRKFGERLKQLRNDRVEKQKDLAELLECSVRHYQAIEAGTINIPSKKLELLADHFEVSMDYLVGRTDDPQLHQLDE from the coding sequence ATGAGGAAGTTTGGAGAACGGCTGAAGCAGTTACGCAATGACAGAGTTGAGAAACAGAAGGACCTTGCAGAATTATTGGAATGTTCTGTGCGTCATTATCAGGCGATTGAAGCCGGAACGATCAATATTCCGAGCAAAAAACTGGAATTGCTGGCGGACCATTTTGAGGTATCCATGGACTATTTAGTTGGCCGCACGGACGATCCCCAACTGCATCAGTTGGACGAATAG
- the addA gene encoding helicase-exonuclease AddAB subunit AddA: MSFPLTTQQRAVVTDRGGCLLVAAAAGSGKTRVLVERLLSRVEDEGLDIDRFLVITYTKAAAAELRGRIVDELAARLAKKPGDRHLRRQATLVYKTQISTIHAFCAQLLRECGHLLDLEADFRLCDEGEAGVLRLRAMDDLLERRYETIGEDPDFALLVDTLSAGRDDSRLVQIALDIYGKVQAHPDPSAWLREQLAAFDLSGTADAGETVWGRLLLADAARQGRYWQGRMAHARELCAGDEKLERGYAPSLSATVEGLGAFVAAAEAGWDRAAALSEIPFPKLGAVRSCGDPMAQEQIKAIREKCKKRMGKLRELLQDSSADLLADMALVWPAVRGLFALVEDFSAAYTAEKRRRSLLDFADLEHLAVALLTEDGAPTELAEQWSARFDEVMVDEYQDTNEVQNAIFQAVSGGGRKLFLVGDVKQSIYRFRLADPTIFLEKYRTFRPAGEAAEGEPRRILLTRNFRSRPQVLEGANDLFRALMSREFGEMDYGPDESLYPGAAFPGDEADYAVELDAIDLSGGGDGEDGGEGETPARDLLEARFVARRVQELLDEGFQVSDGEGGLRPVRCADIVVLLRSPNTVLRHYARAFGERDIPWEAEGGEDFFASTEGNVALSLLQIIDNPRQDVALLSVLRSPICGFTADRLALLRGADGKTDFYGCLLLGAERGEADCLAFLKKLDELRDLAGELSCHQLLWQVYDRTDLLGVFGAMGDGERRRGNLLALAQCARQFEEAGHKGLFGFLTHLARLRENGETLTAAATGREGAGVRLMSIHKSKGLEFPVVILAGLARRLNREDMQKPMLFHPKLGVGPKGLDRERMVEFTTLARKAVARQLEGEMMAEELRLLYVAVTRAKEKLILSCALTGGARELQRLAGDAGCPVEPQALLATQSVGQWVLLCALARPDGEALRRAAECYVDVAAAPCGPAWDIRWVDGGPLFQAPGRRSSRQEGPEADLAAADRGLAERLAWTYPHAADADIPSKLTATQLKGRALDEEVREGAGPATEPSAAPAPFGRPRFAAEELGLTAAQKGTALHLVMQYLDFERAGTREGAAEEIRRLVDRALLTPEQGEAADPARIAAFFASDLGRELMASTSLHREYKFSILVPAADYYAQAGAGEKVLLQGVVDCWFETLEGITVVDFKTDRVTEQTVLARAEEYRPQLMAYSRALEEVTGRRVVRRVLWFFRLDRAVEV; this comes from the coding sequence ATGTCCTTTCCCCTGACCACGCAGCAGCGCGCCGTGGTGACCGACCGGGGCGGCTGCCTGCTGGTGGCCGCCGCCGCCGGTTCCGGCAAGACCCGGGTGCTGGTGGAGCGGCTCCTGTCCCGGGTGGAGGACGAGGGGCTGGACATCGACCGCTTTCTGGTCATCACCTACACCAAGGCCGCCGCCGCCGAGCTGCGCGGGCGCATCGTGGACGAGCTGGCCGCCCGGCTGGCGAAAAAGCCCGGCGACCGCCATCTGCGGCGGCAGGCCACCCTGGTCTACAAGACCCAGATTTCCACCATCCACGCCTTCTGCGCCCAGCTCCTGCGGGAGTGCGGCCACCTGCTGGACCTGGAGGCGGACTTCCGCCTCTGCGACGAGGGGGAGGCGGGGGTGCTGCGACTCCGGGCCATGGACGACCTGCTGGAAAGGCGGTATGAGACCATCGGGGAGGACCCGGATTTTGCCCTGCTGGTGGACACCCTGTCCGCCGGGCGGGACGACAGCCGGCTGGTGCAGATCGCTCTGGACATCTACGGCAAGGTCCAGGCCCACCCCGACCCCTCCGCCTGGCTGAGGGAACAGCTTGCCGCCTTCGACCTGTCCGGGACGGCGGACGCGGGGGAGACGGTGTGGGGCCGGCTGCTGCTGGCCGACGCCGCACGGCAGGGGCGGTACTGGCAGGGCCGGATGGCCCACGCCCGGGAGCTGTGCGCGGGGGACGAGAAGCTGGAGCGGGGCTACGCCCCCAGCCTGTCCGCCACGGTGGAGGGCCTGGGGGCCTTTGTCGCGGCGGCGGAGGCGGGGTGGGACCGGGCGGCGGCATTGTCGGAGATCCCGTTCCCCAAGCTGGGGGCGGTGCGGAGCTGCGGCGATCCCATGGCCCAGGAGCAGATCAAGGCTATCCGGGAAAAATGCAAAAAACGGATGGGAAAGCTCCGGGAGCTGCTCCAGGACTCCAGCGCCGACCTGTTGGCCGACATGGCCCTGGTATGGCCGGCGGTGCGGGGGCTGTTCGCCCTGGTGGAGGACTTCTCCGCCGCCTATACTGCCGAAAAGCGCCGCCGGAGCCTGCTGGATTTTGCCGATCTGGAGCACCTGGCGGTGGCCCTGCTGACGGAGGACGGGGCCCCCACCGAGCTGGCGGAGCAGTGGAGCGCCCGCTTCGACGAGGTGATGGTGGACGAGTACCAGGACACCAACGAGGTGCAGAACGCCATCTTTCAGGCTGTCTCCGGCGGCGGGCGGAAGCTCTTCCTGGTGGGGGACGTGAAGCAGTCCATCTACCGCTTCCGCCTGGCCGACCCCACTATTTTTTTGGAGAAGTACCGCACCTTCCGGCCCGCGGGAGAGGCGGCGGAGGGGGAGCCCCGCCGCATCCTGCTGACCCGGAACTTCCGCTCCCGGCCCCAGGTGCTGGAGGGGGCCAACGACCTGTTCCGCGCCCTGATGTCCCGGGAGTTCGGGGAGATGGACTACGGCCCGGATGAGAGCCTCTATCCCGGCGCGGCCTTCCCGGGGGATGAGGCGGACTACGCGGTGGAGCTGGACGCCATCGACCTGTCCGGCGGCGGAGACGGTGAGGACGGCGGGGAGGGCGAAACGCCCGCCCGGGACCTGCTGGAGGCCCGGTTCGTGGCCCGGCGGGTCCAGGAGCTGCTGGACGAGGGCTTCCAGGTCTCCGATGGGGAGGGGGGGCTGCGCCCGGTGCGGTGCGCCGATATCGTGGTGCTGCTGCGCTCCCCCAATACCGTGCTGCGCCACTATGCCCGGGCCTTCGGGGAGCGGGACATCCCCTGGGAGGCCGAAGGGGGCGAGGACTTTTTTGCCTCCACCGAGGGGAACGTGGCCCTGTCCCTGCTCCAGATCATCGACAATCCGCGGCAGGACGTGGCCCTGCTCTCGGTGCTGCGCTCCCCAATCTGCGGTTTCACCGCCGACCGGCTGGCCCTGCTGCGGGGCGCGGACGGAAAGACGGACTTCTACGGCTGCCTGCTGCTGGGGGCGGAGCGGGGGGAGGCCGACTGCCTGGCCTTCCTGAAGAAGCTGGACGAGCTGCGGGACCTGGCGGGGGAGTTGAGCTGCCACCAGCTTTTGTGGCAGGTCTACGACCGCACCGACCTGCTGGGGGTCTTCGGCGCCATGGGAGACGGGGAACGGCGGCGGGGCAACCTGCTGGCGCTGGCCCAGTGTGCCCGACAGTTCGAGGAGGCCGGCCACAAGGGGCTGTTCGGCTTCCTTACCCACCTGGCCCGGCTGCGGGAGAACGGGGAGACCCTCACCGCCGCCGCCACCGGCCGGGAGGGGGCGGGGGTGCGCCTGATGAGCATCCACAAGTCCAAGGGGCTGGAATTCCCGGTGGTCATCCTGGCCGGGCTGGCCAGAAGGTTAAACCGGGAGGATATGCAGAAGCCCATGCTCTTCCACCCCAAGCTGGGGGTGGGGCCCAAGGGCCTGGACCGGGAACGGATGGTGGAGTTCACCACCCTGGCCCGGAAGGCGGTGGCCAGGCAGTTGGAGGGAGAGATGATGGCTGAGGAGCTGCGGCTGCTGTACGTGGCTGTCACCCGGGCCAAGGAGAAGCTGATCCTGTCCTGCGCCCTCACCGGAGGGGCCCGGGAGCTCCAGCGCCTGGCGGGGGACGCAGGCTGTCCCGTGGAGCCCCAGGCCCTGCTGGCCACCCAGAGCGTGGGCCAGTGGGTGCTGCTCTGTGCCCTGGCCAGGCCCGACGGGGAGGCCCTGCGGCGGGCGGCGGAGTGCTATGTGGATGTGGCCGCGGCCCCGTGCGGCCCCGCATGGGACATCCGGTGGGTGGACGGCGGACCGCTGTTCCAGGCCCCGGGCCGGCGGTCTAGCCGGCAGGAAGGACCGGAAGCGGACCTGGCGGCGGCGGACCGGGGGCTGGCGGAGCGCCTGGCCTGGACCTATCCCCACGCCGCCGACGCGGACATCCCCTCCAAGCTGACCGCCACCCAGCTCAAGGGCCGGGCCCTGGACGAGGAGGTGCGGGAGGGCGCCGGACCGGCAACGGAGCCCTCCGCCGCGCCGGCGCCTTTTGGCCGGCCCCGGTTCGCCGCCGAGGAGCTGGGCCTCACCGCCGCCCAGAAGGGTACCGCCCTGCACCTGGTGATGCAGTACCTGGATTTTGAGCGGGCAGGCACGCGGGAAGGGGCGGCGGAGGAGATCCGGCGGCTGGTGGACCGGGCCCTCCTCACCCCGGAGCAGGGCGAGGCGGCGGACCCGGCGCGTATTGCCGCCTTCTTTGCCTCGGACCTGGGTCGGGAGCTGATGGCCTCC